From the genome of Apus apus isolate bApuApu2 chromosome 19, bApuApu2.pri.cur, whole genome shotgun sequence, one region includes:
- the ENDOG gene encoding endonuclease G, mitochondrial, whose protein sequence is MLRGLLRGRWALPAASLALGAGLGAALATRPRPPGDEAQGLLARLPVVPAVAAAAPPAVPGSGGAELTKYGLPGLAQLRSRESYVLCYDPRSRSALWVIEQLNRGTLSGSSDRAACDFQEDDSVHEYHRATNADYRGSGFDRGHLAAAANHKWSQKAMRDTFYLSNIAPQDPHLNQHAWNNLEKYSRSLAKNNKNVYVCTGPLYLPRMEADGKMYVKYQVIGKNNVAVPTHFFKVLILEKESGEIELRSYVMPNSPVDEKIPLERFLVPIESIERASGLLFVPNILKRTSNLKAITAGTKR, encoded by the exons ATGCTgcgggggctgctgcggggccgCTGGGCGCTGCCCGCCGCCTCCCTGGCgctgggagcggggctgggggcggccCTGGCCACCCGCCCGCGGCCGCCGGGCGATGAGGCGCAGGGCTTACTGGCCCGCCTGCCCGTGGTGCCCGCCGTGGCCGCGGCCGCTCCGCCCGCCGTGCCGGGCTCCGGAGGGGCCGAGCTGACCAAGTACGGGCTGCCCGGCTTGGCGCAGTTGCGGAGCCGCGAGTCCTACGTGCTGTGCTACGACCCGCGGAGCCGCAGCGCGCTCTGGGTGATCGAGCAGCTGAACCGCGGGACCCTCAGCGGCAGCTCCGACCGCGCCGCCTGCGACTTCCAGGAGGACGACTCGGTCCACGAGTACCACCGCGCCACCAACGCCGACTACCGCGGCAGCGGCTTCGACCGCGGGCACTTGGCTGCTGCCGCCAACCACAAGTGGAGCCAGAAGGCCATGCGGGACACCTTCTACCTCAGCAACATCGCCCCGCAG GATCCTCATTTAAACCAGCATGCCTGGAATAACCTTGAGAAGTACAGCAGAAGTTTGGCAAAGAATAACAAGAATGTCTACGTCTGCACAGGCCCCCTTTACCTGCCCAG GATGGAGGCCGACGGGAAGATGTATGTCAAGTACCAGGTGATTGGGAAGAACAACGTGGCCGTGCCCACCCATTTCTTCAAGGTGCTCATCCTGGAGAAGGAGAGTGGGGAGATAGAGCTGCGCTCCTACGTGATGCCCAACAGCCCTGTGGATGAGAAGATCCCCCTGGAACGGTTCCTGGTTCCCATCGAGAGCATTGAACGAGCCTCGGGGCTCCTCTTTGTCCCAAACATCTTGAAGAGAACAAGTAACTTGAAAGCCATCACAGCTGGAACCAAGCGCTGA